The Xyrauchen texanus isolate HMW12.3.18 chromosome 17, RBS_HiC_50CHRs, whole genome shotgun sequence DNA window CAATTTATTAGTCATATATGTTCATCATGGATGAAAGTGTTACTGCCCTCTGTTTGTCCTCACAGTCTATAACAGAGTGTCCTGTATCTGAAGCTGGGACTAATTTGACTCCCAATGTCCCCATTCAGAGCTCGGGCTATTGTTGGCCATCTGTATCCATAGTAGAAGATCATGCAAGCCCATACGTTCTCCAAGAGTTCAGGCCCCAGATAGATATGGTCAAGCTACAGGAGACTCGAGCCTTGCTGCAGAACATGGATTACACCTGGCAGGATGATGATGGCGACACGTAAGTCAGAGGAACATGGGCAAACATAGTCTGAAATGTTGTTTAGGGTAGAGATTTATTACCACAGACGGAGTAATAAAGAATTATTTAAAAGAATGATCTGGAATCATAGGTTCGGACATGAgtattcaaagggatagttcacccaaaaatgaaaatgctctcatcatttactcacccacatacaTCCCcacatgtgtatgaatttctttcatctgcagaacacatatgaagaattttagagaaatatctcagctctcttggtccttacaatgcaagtaaatggtatccagaactctgaaggcccaaaaagcacataaagtcagcataaaagtaatccataataatacaatttaatttttataataaaaaaggacttaaatattgatcatcttcacacccacacctatcttattgcttctgaagatatagatttaaccactgcaggcgtatggattacttttattttgcccttttGGATTTTAGATAAAGTAAGTAGTATTTGGTTGgccatgtgatctcaacatggaccgtatgtgtaaattattgtttttttattaggcTACAGATATGACTGaattcttcatctcatgtgagtggccTTTAACTAGCAGAGGTACTtcatttactgtaataaaataagCTCTTCCAGAGACTTACTCAGTTAATAACCTCCATTACCTTaggtctgttttgatgaagaaacttTTTCAACATCTTAAAACATTAATACATACCGTCTTTATGTAAATTGCTTAGTTCACCTTAATACAAGTTCAAATGATGAGGCCCAGTAGTCCACATCATTAGGTGTTTTACCAAAGAACTTCTTTAATGTCTTGTGAGTTTCTCAACTTGTGAAACCACTGTGAACCGTGAACATCCTTTTGAAAAGGTGACTCCAATAGAAAACAGAGAGGTGAGCGAGTTGGAAATCTTTGCGCTGTAAATGAGAACTGAAACcttgtcttttctctctcttaggATTCTACATATATGCACTGCGAAAGGTCTGAGAGAATATGCCTTTGCTGCTGCAGAGAAACTTAGTGGACTGGGGAAGTTGGACTCCAAGGAGCACAAGGGCAAGGTGAACATAATAACATTGAAAAGATGTGTATAATTTTCGTTTTCATGccaaaatactttctcctttcccagCTTATACAGAGTCAGCTATGAGCAGGGTAATAATgacaaaaagtgtaaacattttgGCTGTGTTGAGCTATTGAAACATTGCTCTTTTTGCCAAACTAGCTTAACAACTGGCGTTTTGGGAGGCCCTATCTGTATGTCCGACCAAGAAAGTGTTTGGTTGGACATACAGATAGggcataataaaaacaattattatttttggtgacactagtggctcAGAAAGCACACGtttcatctttaaataaataaataagcttttTATTAATGTACACATGCACTGTACACTAATTTGCCATTCTCTGGTATCTCAGACTGCTTTGCTGGTGGCTGTAACAGCTAATCAACCAGAGATAGTTCAGGACCTACTCTCGCTTGGTGCAGATATCAGCGCCATTGATGTCAATGGTCAGACTGCACTTCATCTGGCTGCCACCTATGGTTTCCCCCAAGTCATGCAGGTGACAGAGCAAAATTATTCACCCATATGCAAACCGTTCAAAATCACAAAAGCATGCATCTAAACTGATATGAATTAATAGGTTATTCTCTCCACGGGACTCCAAGTGAACATGGAAGTTGGCAATTTTGAAGGTAGAAGCCTGTGTATAATACTCCATTAAGGTCTAAATAAAGTTAGATCTGAGGCGGCAAACAGATATACAGTACCTTTTGCTTCCTTTTAGGTCTGACACCTCTTCACTGTGCAGTGATCTCTCACTGTGGCACAATGAAGGCTATAAATGCCTCTTCCTCATCCTCAACATGGCTAGCTGATGGCAGTCTACAGACTCAAGCAGAAGATAAACAAATGTGCTTGCGGCTACTTATAAATGCTGGAGCTTCAGTTCTCAGCCAGGTATTCCATTTAATTCCATTTATTCCATTAAGCTTATGTTGATATATAACTTCATGTCCCTCTGCTTGGCTGGATAATGTTCCATATTTTCACTATgattttaatttcaataattattaacccgaatattcctggttcaatacaagttaagctcaatcaaaagcatttgtggcattatgttgattaccacaaaaaaaaaaaaaaaaaattttttatttgtccCGCTTTTtcattaagaaaagaaaaaatagaggttacagtgaggcacttacaatgaaagtgaatgtggtcagttttggagggtttaaacacaaaaacgtgaTGCACatacttttataaaagcacttacatgaattcttctggaaaacgtatgtattatttgagctgtaaatttgtttaaatcataatttttacagtcattttagggttttagtgtttgttgacattaaatcatcatggaaacaaagttgtcaaaaaacaaagtgagtattttaacattcaaaatgtagcccccattcacttctattgcaagTGCCactctgtaacccagatttttccttttttaatgaaaaggaggggcaagtcaaaataattgtttgtggttatcaatattatgccacaaatcctttCAATTGCGCTTAGCTTgtttaaacctggaatatttctttaagtaatGTATTTCAGTGTACTCTAAATGtgcatttaaaaggatagttcatccaaaaatgaaaattcagtcatcattcactcctCCCATGTTGTTCCATATCCATAtggctttctctcttctgtggaacacataaaaagaaatgttgggcagaatgttagcctcaaaattcactttaattgcatgtttttccatacaattaaagtgaatgagactaacattctgcttaacatctacttttgtgttacacagaagacagaaagtaatatgggtttggaacaacatgagtgtgagtaaatattaCCGAAttaagtttttgggtgaactatcccttcaacatGATGCACTATAGTACTCTGTTTCTCATATAGCTACAGCAAACATGTATAACAAGTAACTGATATTGACATTTACAATTGTAGTAGATATTTCCATCCAATTGAGAAAAGTAAATATGTATTTCCCAAATGTTCCTTTctaacagacagacaaacaactgaTTTTGTCATTGTTCCATACACAATGGTTTCGGTTTCAGAGTGCCACATGAGGAAACCTCATTCGTGCCACACTGGCTTTGATGTTGCTTCCGTTTCACATTGATGATTAGTATGAATTGGTCTTTTTCAGGAAATCAAAAGCAACAAGACAGTTCTTCACCTAGCTGTGAAGGAGGGGAATATCCATCTCGTGCGattcctcctgagcctccagctCTCCAATATGCAGACTTTCGTCAACATGAAAGTGAGAAACACATGATAACTACAGATATTATAGTTGTAGGGGATTTAAAgggactgttcacccaaaaatttatattctgtcataatttactcaccctcaggttcttccaaacctgcatggctttcttttttccatggaacacagagatgttaggcagaataggGACTGACAGCTTTAGTCACCATTACTTTTATTGCATGGAAtatgaaaaagatgcaatgaaagtgaatggtgactgagacttacaAACTgtcttaacatctccttttgtgtgccactgaagaaagaaagtcttgctggtttggaacagcataaggAAATGTAAATGAGGATGGGAGTTTCACTTTTGGATAAACCATCCCTTAAATGAACACTGCATACACCGTTACCTTTATAATTTTTGTCTCCTCTCAGGCTCATGGGCACACAGCACTGCACATGGCTGCAGGACTGCATGGAAGCCCCCATCAGGAGGAACTGATCAGACTGCTGCTGAGTCGTGGAGCTGATCCCAGCATCCGCAATTTGGAGAACGACCAACCAGCTCATCTACTGCAGAGCGGAGAcaaaggagagagagtgagaggcttttctttattcacaaagcagtcAAAAAAGTAATCTCTCATCTGGCTGAGCAGTCTACGTACAGTTCTAACCATTCCCTTGAACAGTTTGATTGTGGCTTTAGAAAAATCTATTTGCTTATTGCAATGAGGTCTGCATAGTTCACACACAAATAGAaaatctcttataatttacttacccttttggtcaatacaatgcaagtgaataggtgccatcattttgaagctcaaaaaaatcacataagtcagcataaaagtaatccatttgacttttgaagcaatgtgataggtgtgggtgagaaagagattaCTTTAACAATCTTCTTcttcattcacattcttctctgcatatcacacACAGttgagcagggagaagaatttctagaaaaaaattatttaaatgttgatctgtttctcacccacacctatcatatcacttctgaatatatgtatttaacaactggagtcaatTGGTTTACTTTTTTGCTgactctatgtgctttttggagcttcagtattttggcacccattcacttgcattgtacggacctacagagctgaaatattcttctaaaaatcataatttgtgttctgcagaagaaagggagtcatactcatctgggactggttgaactatccctttacattttgtttaaaggaacagttcacacaaaaacattttattctatcataatttactcaccctaatgttgtttcaaaccccatatgaatttttttatgtggaacacaaaggagatggtTTAATGAATATCCTGGCCCAAGTTTTCAATACAATGCCAGTGAACAGtgcctcattttaaagcttataaAGGACCcaaaagaatcataaaaataGTTCATGCAACTCTTGCGTCATTTATTATTCATGTTCATCAGCGCTAGTGCCACAACTgtttttagcaaaaaaaaaaaatattctcaagaTTTGCACTATCCActaacaatgtatttaaaaaaacagcctGTGATATTCATtaatacatctccttttgtgttttccataagacaaaaaaaataatgtaGGTTTGGagatgagtgtgagtaaatgattaaataattttcaaatttgggtgagctattcctttaatttcaagAAAAGAATGCAGACCAGCTGATGTttttcctgtctctctcttttcTAAAAATCTCAGCTCAAGTTAATCTTGAAGAAGAAAAGTGCCTCCTCAAGGCGGCGTTTTACATCCTTACAGGACCAAGAGTGACTAGGACTACTTTTTAGACCCAGCGTACCCCACCTTCTCCAACAGAGATTTAACCATCTGGATCAAACTGTAATTTATCATCAAGATGTAGATAAGAAAAAAATATGGATTGATTACAAATTTTTCAAAATAGCCAAATAATGAAGGATTTTGCAATTTTACAAATAATTGCAGTAAATAGTAAATCTAGACAAGAATTAAAGTAGACAATCTCTGGAGAAGGATGGTTGCAGTATCCTCTTATGAGGATTTTAACATATTGCATCATTTTTGTATGACAGATAACTTGCGCTGGATCATTCATCGATTCTGCACCATAAAACTGCTTTTGAGTTTATTTATATGCTCACTCAGCAATTGGGTGTATTCTTGTAGTAGCAAGAAGAAAGCAAATATTCATTACTTTGTTAATTACTTGTGATTTCAGTGAAATCGTCATGAGAACAATTTCCACCTTTAATTATAAACCATATTGGTTTGTTTATGTGAGCAGCTGAGCTCAGGTCATAAAGTCTACTGTATCAATGTgtattctttatttgttttcagaTGTATTTATATGGCTGTTAGTTGGCATATGTTACATATTATCCTTTATGTTCTCACAAAAGAGAGTATGTGTATATCttgtttatacagtatgttaagtTCACTCAGGGGGGGAATTcagttctccttctgtcactcactcgacgttgtgtcaatgtagtgacactacggGTCGCTTTTGAACCCCgaaacacctcaatctttgaaaaaggccaatgggaattggcgagtggagaaggaatgcccaccctcattcagattttttcttcggagacgAGCAGTTTTGTATCAGCTAGCtaaatactactgctgttccattcacattgaagaagcatatgctgttggatatacggcgcattgcagcggctttctctccttctgcacgcctagtgcagattacgcccctgggtgcttcgacagcgctattAAGAGAGTATATTTCTGATAAAAGAGAATATTTACTCTTTAAGAGCAAACAGATTGATGTGAACGTCTTTTTAACGACACGTATTTATAAAGATGGttttccatctttgtgtgattcctgaatGCTGTCAttatctctccgcctctgacAGCCActggcgctgcctcacgtgtctgagcagcgatcacactgaggcagcatttgtggatggttcatgttctcattgcgagaatatgaccatagcaacattgcggtcgtggctttccttctgcTGGGGGAAatccactccagctgcccccgcACTGCGCCTTCTGCATACGGGTACGAGGCCGGCCCGGCTGGCattggaggcgatttggggagttcaaagGGCAAGgtctcgccgggtaaatccccgtggacctcccgttccccagctCGCTTGTTTGCCCCCATTaagtt harbors:
- the LOC127658342 gene encoding NF-kappa-B inhibitor delta-like, with the translated sequence MQVQKSPKEKVCYPLPTVKKLLEQKRKRETSSAPPSCSTVSYTAGGTASIPVLTSVQSHAVGASASYPHMAAVGYDQWEVSSMHQPHSSLQHCSSFTFMSSSSAAVNLPQTAYSSQQMQDCHDVQTAQQFSSGYCWPSVSIVEDHASPYVLQEFRPQIDMVKLQETRALLQNMDYTWQDDDGDTILHICTAKGLREYAFAAAEKLSGLGKLDSKEHKGKTALLVAVTANQPEIVQDLLSLGADISAIDVNGQTALHLAATYGFPQVMQVILSTGLQVNMEVGNFEGLTPLHCAVISHCGTMKAINASSSSSTWLADGSLQTQAEDKQMCLRLLINAGASVLSQEIKSNKTVLHLAVKEGNIHLVRFLLSLQLSNMQTFVNMKAHGHTALHMAAGLHGSPHQEELIRLLLSRGADPSIRNLENDQPAHLLQSGDKGERLKLILKKKSASSRRRFTSLQDQE